The following coding sequences lie in one Pectobacterium sp. A5351 genomic window:
- a CDS encoding CsgG/HfaB family protein translates to MNKKVVLCSVFMSAALLSGCATESSRTVEAQKVTSYSTPYQGVRSPISVGKFENRSNYMNGIFSDGVDRLGNQSKTILVSHLQQSGRFNVLDRTNMEELKAEAGIKGQTQTLKGASYVVTGDVTEFGRKEVGDHQLWGILGRGKTQVAYAKTTLNVVNVQTSEVVYSVQGAGEYTLSNREVIGFGGTASYDSTLNGKVLDLAIREAVNNLVAGIESGAWRPAN, encoded by the coding sequence ATGAATAAAAAAGTCGTTCTTTGTTCTGTATTCATGTCAGCAGCGTTGTTGAGCGGATGTGCTACAGAGTCTTCCCGTACCGTAGAAGCACAAAAAGTCACTTCTTACAGTACGCCTTATCAGGGCGTTCGCAGCCCGATTTCCGTCGGAAAATTTGAAAACCGCTCTAACTATATGAACGGTATTTTTTCTGATGGTGTTGACCGCTTAGGTAATCAATCCAAGACCATTCTTGTTAGTCACCTTCAGCAGAGCGGCCGCTTTAATGTGTTGGATCGCACCAATATGGAAGAGCTGAAAGCGGAAGCGGGGATTAAAGGACAAACACAGACGCTGAAAGGTGCTAGCTATGTTGTTACCGGAGATGTGACCGAGTTTGGTCGCAAAGAAGTGGGTGACCATCAACTGTGGGGCATACTTGGGCGCGGCAAAACACAGGTTGCTTACGCAAAAACCACCTTGAATGTGGTGAACGTACAAACGTCTGAAGTCGTTTATTCCGTACAGGGTGCGGGCGAGTACACCTTGTCCAACCGTGAAGTTATCGGTTTCGGCGGTACGGCCAGCTATGACTCGACGCTGAACGGTAAAGTGCTGGATTTGGCTATTCGTGAAGCCGTCAATAATCTGGTTGCGGGAATTGAAAGTGGTGCCTGGCGCCCAGCGAACTAA